The Candidatus Jordarchaeales archaeon genome includes a window with the following:
- a CDS encoding ribonuclease P protein component 4, whose amino-acid sequence MVRIKKKLSAEEVREIASSRIQILMKLADETFLENQELAQRYVDLARKISMKTKVRLPKALRRRICRHCGSYLWPGVNCRVRLRVNREPHITVTCLKCRRQMRMYYKKARKKCVARNLGDRQVIAPEKPHQTPRESNAM is encoded by the coding sequence ATGGTTCGGATTAAAAAGAAGCTGAGCGCTGAAGAAGTCAGGGAGATAGCATCTAGCAGAATACAAATACTTATGAAGCTTGCAGACGAGACCTTCTTAGAAAATCAGGAGCTTGCCCAGAGGTACGTGGATTTAGCCAGGAAAATAAGCATGAAGACAAAGGTTAGACTGCCAAAAGCCTTAAGGCGCAGGATCTGCCGCCACTGCGGCTCTTATCTCTGGCCCGGGGTAAACTGCAGGGTGCGGCTGAGAGTGAACAGGGAGCCGCATATCACGGTCACATGCTTGAAGTGTAGGCGCCAGATGAGAATGTACTACAAGAAAGCAAGAAAGAAATGCGTCGCGCGAAACTTAGGCGATCGCCAGGTTATCGCGCCCGAAAAGCCGCACCAAACACCCCGAGAAAGCAACGCGATGTAA
- a CDS encoding class I SAM-dependent methyltransferase → MSKIVFLYEVLKSPVLFLEQLRVLNEANKYMKLIAVEALAPALSKLGVGGSVELNAFMEAEKFVDRSLLAELLVLVEEEGIIKLEEEKITLLKKPQQISLSEAMDKAHPLLREAFGTFMEPTIRVIRERLSGKPARDFNSGDLRVHWSIALEGKFYSIQREKAIKFAKLVEEAKSRSGTFRILDYGCGGGAGTVQLYNSLSRAVEDFEVDGCDISEGLLEIAREEVAAGLPIHFFSLKKEKPKEGRYDAIFASHVLHWTDDPVRVIGELKSYLKPGGFIFGVESIISKRLYPIDLFIRIYGAKGFPSFKELQRWFNENRMSLEYDPVWFSFKATPVQLNQKQL, encoded by the coding sequence ATGAGCAAAATAGTTTTTCTCTACGAGGTGTTAAAGTCCCCTGTTCTCTTCCTTGAACAATTGAGGGTTCTCAACGAGGCAAACAAGTATATGAAGCTCATTGCGGTTGAAGCTTTAGCCCCAGCTTTAAGCAAGCTTGGGGTTGGAGGAAGCGTAGAACTCAACGCCTTTATGGAAGCGGAGAAATTTGTCGACCGCTCCCTCCTTGCAGAGCTCCTGGTGCTCGTGGAAGAGGAGGGCATTATTAAGTTAGAGGAAGAGAAAATCACGCTCCTAAAGAAGCCCCAGCAGATTTCTCTCAGCGAAGCAATGGACAAAGCGCACCCCCTCCTTAGAGAAGCTTTCGGAACCTTCATGGAGCCGACTATAAGAGTTATCAGGGAGAGACTTTCAGGCAAACCAGCTAGAGATTTCAACTCAGGGGATCTCAGAGTGCACTGGAGCATAGCCCTTGAAGGTAAATTCTACAGCATTCAAAGGGAGAAAGCGATAAAGTTTGCGAAACTGGTTGAGGAGGCAAAAAGCCGGAGTGGCACTTTCAGAATCCTGGATTATGGTTGTGGTGGCGGAGCGGGCACAGTGCAACTCTACAACAGTCTTTCCAGAGCAGTTGAAGACTTCGAAGTCGACGGGTGTGATATTTCAGAAGGGTTGCTTGAGATAGCAAGAGAGGAAGTGGCAGCCGGCCTCCCAATTCACTTCTTCAGCCTGAAAAAAGAGAAGCCCAAAGAAGGACGGTATGACGCCATATTCGCGTCTCACGTCCTCCACTGGACGGATGACCCTGTCAGGGTGATTGGTGAGCTTAAAAGCTACCTTAAGCCCGGTGGATTCATATTCGGTGTTGAGAGCATAATCTCAAAAAGACTCTACCCCATAGACCTGTTTATAAGAATATATGGGGCAAAGGGGTTCCCGAGCTTCAAGGAACTTCAAAGATGGTTTAACGAAAACCGCATGTCGCTCGAATACGACCCTGTCTGGTTCTCGTTCAAAGCAACGCCGGTACAATTAAACCAGAAACAACTTTAA